The genomic stretch CCACATGCCGTGACCCCTGCTGGATCTCCAGGATTACCTCGCCGGCCTCGTTGGCCAACTCCACCCCCAACCCGGTACGGCTCAAGCTCGATTGCATGCTCGACACCGCACTCAACGAGAGGTCGTGGTTCTTGCGCACCACGTCGACAATTTCCAGGGTCGCCTTGCTGGTACGCGCCGCCAGGCTGCGCACTTCGTCGGCCACCACGGCAAATCCGCGTCCATGCTCCCCGGCCCGCGCGGCTTCGATAGCGGCGTTGAGGGCTAGCAGATTGGTCTGGTCGGCGATGCCGCGAATGGTCTGCACGATGGTGCCGATGATGTCTGACTGCTTGCTGACCGCATCGATGCTCAGCGCAGCCTCGTTCAAGTCCTGGGAGATCTGCTCGATGATCTGCACCGTCTGCTGCACCACCTGCGAGCCCTTCTGGGCACAGGCGTCGTTTTGCACCGAGGTCGAATGCGCGGCTTCAGCAGCAGATTGCAGGGTGGTCACCTGCTGGGTGATGTCGCTGGCAAACTTGACCACCTTGTACAGCCGGCCCTTGGCGTCGAAGATCGGGTTGTAGGAGGCTTCCAGAAACACGATGCGCCCGAACTTGTCGACCCGCTCGAAGCGGTGTGAGTGATATTCGCCACGGTTGAGCGAGGCCCAGAATGCCTTGTAGGCCGACGACTCGCTTTCCGCACGGTGACAGAACAGGCTGTGGTGCTGGCCCATCACTTCGCCCGCGGAGTAATGCATGGTCTGCAGGAAGTTATCGTTAGCACTGATGACTTTGCCGTCGGGGGAGAACTCGATCACCGCCATCGCCCGGCCCAAGGCATTCACCAGTGCCTGGTTCTCATGCTCCTTGATGATTCGGGCGGTGATGTCCGTGGCCACCTTGATCACGCTGTGCACCTGCCGGTCGGCACCGATCACCGGCATGTAGCTGGCTTCGAGCCAAACCTCCCGCCCATGCCTGTCCAGGCGCTGGAACGTCCCGCTGTTGGGTTCGCCACGCTCCAGTTCACGCCAGAAGCGTTGGTATTGCTCGCTCTTGGCGTAATCGCCCTCGCAAAAGATCCGATGGTGCTTGCCGCGTATTTCTTCGAGGGAGTAACCCATTGCCTTGCAGAAGTTTTCATTGGCATCGAGGATCACCCCGGCAGGGTCGAACTCGATCATCGCCATCGAGCGACTGACCGCCGCCAGCTTGGCGTTGGCCTCGCTCAAAGCACAACTGAAGCGTTGGATTTCGAGCAGGTCAGACTTGTGATGTAGGTTAAACATGGTCATATCACCCTAAGCGCGGTCTTTTGATTGATGAAAGTACTTCGGTCTTTCAACGGATCCACCACAACGTTCCATGGAACAGGTACACGCCTTCCTCCAGCGCAAGGACAGATAAGGTGATAAATGATGGGTAATCGGAGAGTCCGTGGGGGCAACGTTCTGGCCCGGACATCCTGATCAGGAAGATCAGTGCTGAGCATAGACAGGCTCGGCATGGATGCAAGGCCATTAATAAGCCACCATCGAGGACAAAATCGGTTCAGCACCTGCCCGGCGTCAGTACATCAGCGCAGGAAAATCTGGCAGCGAGGGGTTGTTGGCTTGGAACTGAACACGGAGCCCGCTTGCCGGGCTCCGTCGAGATGGGTCTGACTAGTGGCCGAATATGCCGACCTTCTTGGCTTTCTTGTCTGCGCGTTTTTCATCGGCGCTTTTTGCCGGTTTTTTCTTCGCGGCTTTTTTTGAATCCATGCCTTTGGCCATGATACTTACTCCACTCATACAGGATGTGAGTTCAGGTATACACCTATCGCAGAGCGCCCGTTCTTTTATAATCCACGGCTTTGCGCACCGATGGCCTCTTTCATGCCCCACACCCAGTACACACAGCTAGATGACGCGCTGTGGCCCTTGATGAACAAGTTCTACCGCCGTCATCAGTCATCGATGAAAGCGGTACGGGATGCACAATTGTGGGTCGGTAAACGTGATGAGATAGTCGCCGGCCTGTGTCTGCGACCCATGGCCGAAGGGTTATGGCTGACGGGCCTGCTGGTTGCTCCGGCCTGTCGCGGCCAGGGCGTGGCAGCGGCATTGATGGCCGAGGCGCTGGCAACGGTCACCCAGCCGGTGTGGCTGTTGTGCCACCCGGACCTGCGTGAGTTCTATCAGGGCAACGGCTTCAGCGCCGGCCCGCAACTGCCCTATGCGTTGGCCGAGCGCCTGCTGCGCTACAGCCGCAGCAAGCCGATGATTGCCATGGGGCGTAACTGATCGGGATCAGTCGTCCGCCGCTGGGTCGAGTTCGGGGAACATCACCTCGGTAAAGCCGAACTTGGCAAAGTCGCTGATCCGCGACGGGTACAGACGGCCGATCAGGTGATCACATTCGTGTTGCACCACGCGGGCATGAAACCCCGAGGCCATACGCACGATCGGCTCGCCCTTGGGATCGACGCCCTCATAACGAATGTGCTGGTAGCGCTGCACCGCACCCCGTAACCCGGGCACTGACAGGCAACCTTCGAAGCCCTCCTCCAGGGTGGGCTCCAGCGGGGTGATCAGCGGGTTGATCAGGATGGTCTGCGGCACGGCTTCCGCGTCGGGGTATCGCTCGCTGTGTTCAAAGCCGAAGATCACCAGTTGCAGGTCGACGCCAATCTGCGGCGCGGCCAGGCCGACCCCACCGACGCTTTCCATGGTCTGGAACATGTCGTCGATCAACTGCCACAACTCAGGGCTGTCGAACATCTGCGCCGGAACCGGCGGGGCAATACGCAGCAGGCGCGGATCGCCCATTTTGAGAATTTCACGGATCATGGTCAGGCTTCGTCAGTGGTCGGTTTGAGCGAGTGGTCCCGTCCCAGTCCCGAAACGTGGTGTTTATGTGCGTGGTCGTGCTCGCCCGGAACCTTTTCGCCAGGGTCCTTGCCTTCGCTCGACATGTGTTCGATCACCGCATTCATCTCCGCCCCCAGTAACAGCACCGCAGCGGAGATATAGAAGTACAGCAACAGCACGATGATCGCGCCGATACTGCCATACATGGCGTTGTAGTTGGCGAAGGTTTTCACGTAGAAACCAAAGCCCAGGGAAGCGATGATCCACACCACCACCGCCAGCACCGAACCTGGGGTGATGAAGCGAAACTCCTGCTTTACGTCGGGCATCACGTAGTAGATCAAGGCCACCGCGATCATCAGCAGAATCACGATCACCGGCCAGCGCAGAATGGTCCAGACCGTGACGATGAATTCCTGCATGCCAATCTGCGATGCGATCCATTCCATCACCTGCGGGCCAAGCACCATCAAGGCTGCGGCCACCAGCAGCATGCCGGCGATACCGACGGTGTAGAAAATCGACAGCGGGAAGCGCTTCCAGATCGGCCGTCCTTCGACCACGTCGTAGGCGGCATTCATCGCGCTCATCATCAGCCGCACACCGGCCGAGGCGGTCCACAGGGCGATGACGATACCCACCGAGAGCAACCCGCCTTTGGATTGCTGCAACTGGTCAATCACCGGGTTCACTTGTTCCAGGGCCTGGGGCGGCAACACCAATTCCGATTGCAGGCGCAGCCAGGAGAAGAAGTCCGGCAAGTGCAGGAACCCGATCA from Pseudomonas sp. S04 encodes the following:
- a CDS encoding methyl-accepting chemotaxis protein, which encodes MTTLQSAAEAAHSTSVQNDACAQKGSQVVQQTVQIIEQISQDLNEAALSIDAVSKQSDIIGTIVQTIRGIADQTNLLALNAAIEAARAGEHGRGFAVVADEVRSLAARTSKATLEIVDVVRKNHDLSLSAVSSMQSSLSRTGLGVELANEAGEVILEIQQGSRHVVDAISQFNETLQLH
- a CDS encoding GNAT family N-acetyltransferase; its protein translation is MPHTQYTQLDDALWPLMNKFYRRHQSSMKAVRDAQLWVGKRDEIVAGLCLRPMAEGLWLTGLLVAPACRGQGVAAALMAEALATVTQPVWLLCHPDLREFYQGNGFSAGPQLPYALAERLLRYSRSKPMIAMGRN
- the def gene encoding peptide deformylase, with product MIREILKMGDPRLLRIAPPVPAQMFDSPELWQLIDDMFQTMESVGGVGLAAPQIGVDLQLVIFGFEHSERYPDAEAVPQTILINPLITPLEPTLEEGFEGCLSVPGLRGAVQRYQHIRYEGVDPKGEPIVRMASGFHARVVQHECDHLIGRLYPSRISDFAKFGFTEVMFPELDPAADD
- a CDS encoding YihY/virulence factor BrkB family protein, which translates into the protein MIFPDLKGLPLHRVMMRTVTEFVDDEMSTYASALAYQMLFSLFPFILFLIALIGFLHLPDFFSWLRLQSELVLPPQALEQVNPVIDQLQQSKGGLLSVGIVIALWTASAGVRLMMSAMNAAYDVVEGRPIWKRFPLSIFYTVGIAGMLLVAAALMVLGPQVMEWIASQIGMQEFIVTVWTILRWPVIVILLMIAVALIYYVMPDVKQEFRFITPGSVLAVVVWIIASLGFGFYVKTFANYNAMYGSIGAIIVLLLYFYISAAVLLLGAEMNAVIEHMSSEGKDPGEKVPGEHDHAHKHHVSGLGRDHSLKPTTDEA